AGAGACCCGCTTGCTGCAACCCTGCCTCAACAATGGCCCACTTCTGAGCATGGTTGCAGGTGGGATGACTGCTATTGACCTTACCAGCCGCAGCCATACCGAGACCTGTCAAGATTGCTAAAGCCGTAGTAGTACCACCAACCACACATTCTCCCAAAATCAAATAACTCCGAGGAACTTGGGCTGCTAGCTGCTGCCCCCAAGCCAAGCCTTGCTCCAAAAGATGTTGAACGATTGGTAGCTTCAAGGCTTGCCCCTGGCTCAAGCAAGCCGCAGCAGTGCCACCCAAATCAATGCAAGGAACCGTTGGTGGCACAGGTAAGCCCGCGTTAAATAAGTAGAGGGGAATCGCTTGGGCCTCAACTACAGCCCGTGAAATTAGAACTGGAGACGCGCCAACGTGGAGAGGCGGTAGAGCGTGCTGAGGATGCGCTTGAGGGCCATGATAGAGAAATTCAGCATCGGCGATCGCGGTGTAGAGTCGGTCTTGTGGAGTCGCACCAGCCGCAGAAATACCTGGAATCAAACCTGTGGCTGTAAATCCTAACACACAGGCAAATACAGGAGAGCGGTGTTGATAGCGTTGGAGCCATTGCTGTCCCCGTTGCGCTTGCGTATATACCCGAATCATGGCGGATGAGGTCATTAGTCAACCTCGTAATCCAGAATCACCTGTACCCACTTAGGAGGCGCTGGAATTGGGTTGCCCAGTCGCTCTAACAAGAGCCAAGCCGCCAAATGGACGATAAATAGGTAAACAATATTGTTAATCACAATCATGACAGCGGCGATCGCCTGAACCAAAGCTAACTCAGGCTGAATCAGTAACCCTAGCTTCACGAAGCCCCATTCCACCAGCTCGGTAATCTGAGTCGTGATATAAGCCCACAAGTCGTCACCCAACAAGAGCGACACCAACCAAATGCGGAAAAAGAAGCCGAAAGTACCAATAATGGTGCCAATACTGATAGAAATAAACCAATTGGCCCGACGACGCCATAAAGCTCCCAATTGAACTCCCAACAGCCCAAAGGGAACAAGAAATAGAATGCTACGGGTTGGCCCCATCAGCACTGATAGCAGCAATCCTGAGACCAAAGCTGACATCCAGGCTGCCCGATGGCCCCAGCGCAAGTAGACCAGAGCGATCGGAACCGGAAAAAAAATCCGCAACAAGGGTCCCATCGGGAAATAGTAGTTGACCAGCCAGATTAAGCTAGCGGTACTAGCCAAAAATGCCGTCTCCACCATTGCTAAGGGAGCCCCAGACTGGACATGAGGTTCAGCTAGAGCCAATGGAGTTTGGGGATCAAGAGAATGGGCAGCTCGCCCAGCCTCTGTAGAGGGGGTAGAATCCGCTGAAGGCTTGGGCAACCTCTCTGGTGGACTTCCTGGTAGCCTTTCTGGCGGTCTCTCGGAAGGGCGGTCTTCGGAAGAATCACTCATGCACAGTTCGGTAAGCTAGCAGATCTACTCTATACATAAACTTTAGAACCTATCAGCAGACTCAGCGAGTTCAGCCGGAAGACTGCCATGAAGCGATCGCAGTCTCGACTTGTGTAGTTAGATAAACTGAGCTGAGCGCGCCAACTAGACCAAAAGCCGCTCTAGAGCATGCATGTCAGGGATGCAGAGAATCTCGCGATCGCGCACAATTAATTCTTTCTTCTCTAGCTTATTCAAAACCCTCGTGACAGTTTCGCGAGCCAGACCGCTCAAGCTACTAAGTTCTCGGTGCGGTAAGTTAGGAATCTCAACTCCTTTTTGGCTGCGTTTCCCCTGACCTTCAGCCAAAAACAACAAGATGTCAGCTACCCGCGAGGTACTATCTGACTCACGCAGCCGCAACCGCCGATTTACCTGGCGCAGTCGCCGAGCCATCAACTGAGCGAGTCGAATTCCCGCCATTGGCTCTGAATTAATTAACTGCACAAAGTCCTGCGCTGGCATATTCCCAATCACAGTCGGAGCCAGCGTAATCACGTCTGTGGAGCGAGGTACTTCATCGAGAGGAGCCATTTCACCAAACAACTCACCCTTGCCCAAAATGTTTAGGGTTACTTCTTTGCCATCCAGGTTATAAGTGCGAATCTTAACCCAGCCATCCAAAATGAAGTAGACAGAGCTACCCCAATCATTTTCCAACAAAATTACCTGACCGGATGGGTGCGTACGCATGACCACATGTGCAGTGGCCTTATCGACCATAGCCTCTGGTAAGCCTTCAAAGAAAGGAGCAGAGCGAATTAGTGCAGGGCTAGAGTGAAGTTCACGAGGGCTATACCGATCTTCCATGGGGCCATTGCAATGTAATTTCTATCAATTCAGTAAGGCTGGATGGCCCATAATCTTAAGGCTAACTGGTTCAAATTAAGCCTTAAAACACTAGGACAGTAGAAAAATGTCATTGTGACTAATCCGTCAGACTAGCAGGAAATCCACAGCAATAATAGCTTATATCAACCGCCGTAAAACCCACATGCTTTAGCGCTGAGATATCAGGCAGTGAGCCGGAGGCAAACAGATTGTTAGAGTAAATCTATTCTTTGCGATCGCAAAACAGCAGTAAATATGAAGATTAATCACTAGAACTTCGCTAAGTTCTGACTAACTCCCAGCTAACCTCTACACTGTAGCCTTACATCCCCAGGGAATTGCTCAAACTTACATTTTGGTCTAAGTTCTGGATAGTGCAGGATCAACGATTGGCAAGCCCGCTCTAGACTAGTGGAAACTAAGCAGCTCCCATTGGGCAAACTAACCTTTGAAGTATCCAGAGCCGTAATCGCTCTATACCTGTCAAGTTCTAGTCAGGGGTTCCATCGTGACTTCTCAGAAGGACCAAATCCAAACACTGATCGCTGAAATCGACAAAGTTCTCCAGAAACCCAGTACCCGTTTACCTTGGGTCATGTCAGGAGAGACAGCTCAGCAGCGCCGGGTGTTAGAGCGAGTTCGCAGCTATCTCGTTTCTCTACAACAAAGGATGGCTGCGGACGAACAGTTCTCCCAGGCTAGAACCAAATCTAACCTCTCGACCTATGATATTCAGTACCAGCCGACTCAGGCTACAGATTATGCAAGGGCTCCGATC
This region of Trichocoleus desertorum NBK24 genomic DNA includes:
- the cobT gene encoding nicotinate mononucleotide-dependent phosphoribosyltransferase CobT; translation: MTSSAMIRVYTQAQRGQQWLQRYQHRSPVFACVLGFTATGLIPGISAAGATPQDRLYTAIADAEFLYHGPQAHPQHALPPLHVGASPVLISRAVVEAQAIPLYLFNAGLPVPPTVPCIDLGGTAAACLSQGQALKLPIVQHLLEQGLAWGQQLAAQVPRSYLILGECVVGGTTTALAILTGLGMAAAGKVNSSHPTCNHAQKWAIVEAGLQQAGLLASEVDPLELVAAVGDPMQIVVAGMAIAASRSCGVMLAGGTQMLAVYALLRAIATTYALSWQPEQIVVGTTRWVAEDATGDTVGLATLIGTVPLLATQFQFTDARYPQLQAYEQGYVKEGVGAGGCAIAASLYQGWDQGQLLQAIERLAERHCQADCSQNLLLKHS
- a CDS encoding DUF2232 domain-containing protein, producing MSDSSEDRPSERPPERLPGSPPERLPKPSADSTPSTEAGRAAHSLDPQTPLALAEPHVQSGAPLAMVETAFLASTASLIWLVNYYFPMGPLLRIFFPVPIALVYLRWGHRAAWMSALVSGLLLSVLMGPTRSILFLVPFGLLGVQLGALWRRRANWFISISIGTIIGTFGFFFRIWLVSLLLGDDLWAYITTQITELVEWGFVKLGLLIQPELALVQAIAAVMIVINNIVYLFIVHLAAWLLLERLGNPIPAPPKWVQVILDYEVD
- a CDS encoding Crp/Fnr family transcriptional regulator, encoding MEDRYSPRELHSSPALIRSAPFFEGLPEAMVDKATAHVVMRTHPSGQVILLENDWGSSVYFILDGWVKIRTYNLDGKEVTLNILGKGELFGEMAPLDEVPRSTDVITLAPTVIGNMPAQDFVQLINSEPMAGIRLAQLMARRLRQVNRRLRLRESDSTSRVADILLFLAEGQGKRSQKGVEIPNLPHRELSSLSGLARETVTRVLNKLEKKELIVRDREILCIPDMHALERLLV